From Neospora caninum Liverpool complete genome, chromosome VIII, a single genomic window includes:
- a CDS encoding putative 60S ribosome subunit biogenesis protein NIP7, whose product MRQLTEEEVKLVFEKLSKFVGTNLMQIVDNQEDPHVFRLHHDRVFYMSEKVLKMAGCIPRKSLLLAGVCLGKFTKSRKFRLQVTALDLIARYAKYRIWVKPGGEQSYVYGNHVIKRHIGRITADMPQNAGVCICSLNNDLPLGFGVAARATQDIHAADTEAIAVYHVADVGEYLREEADLV is encoded by the exons ATGCGGCAACTcacggaagaggaagtcaAGCTCGTCTTCGAGAAACTTTCCAAGTT TGTCGGAACAAATTTAATGCAGATCGTGGATAACCAGGAAGACCCGCATGTCTTCCGGCTTCACCACGACCGTGTCTTCTACATGAG CGAGAAAGTGTTGAAGATGGCGGGCTGCATTCCTCGAAAGAGTCTG CTTTTGGCGGGCGTGTGCCTGGGGAAGTTCACAAAGAGTCGGAAGTTCCGGTTGCAAGTCACAGCCCTCGATCTGATCGCCCGGTACGCCAAGTACCGGATTTGGGTCAAACCCGGAGGCGAGCAGTCGTACGTCTACGGCAACCACGTCATCAAG CGGCACATCGGGCGAATCACAGCGGACATGCCACAGAACGCCGGAGTGTGCATTTGCTCTCTGAACAACGACTTGCCGCTCGGATTCGGCGTCGCAGCCAGAGCGACGCAAGACATTCACGCCGCTGACACAGAGGCCATCGCCGTTTACCATGTTGCAGACGTAGGCGAGTATCTTCGGGAAGAGGCGGATCTCGTGTAA